A single Marinitoga aeolica DNA region contains:
- a CDS encoding beta-ketoacyl-ACP reductase, which yields MRMEGKVCIVTGGARGLGRAMVERFAEEGAKVVYACDLNEEGLKELESKYENVKGYKLSVTDRKAIAEFKEKVIAEEGKVDVLVNNAGITRDALIQKMTEEDWDMVIDVNLKGVFNMTQQFGPEMMKAGKGSIINISSVVGIYGNIGQTNYAATKGGVIAMTKTWAKEFARKGAQVRVNAIAPGFIKTPMTKDLPEKVIELVKSKTVLQRMGEAKEIANTALFLASDESSFITGQVISVDGGLVL from the coding sequence ATGAGAATGGAAGGGAAAGTATGTATAGTAACAGGAGGAGCAAGGGGATTAGGAAGAGCGATGGTAGAAAGATTTGCAGAAGAAGGAGCAAAAGTAGTATATGCATGTGATTTAAACGAAGAAGGATTAAAAGAATTAGAAAGCAAATATGAAAATGTAAAAGGATATAAATTAAGTGTAACAGATAGAAAAGCAATAGCAGAATTTAAAGAAAAAGTAATAGCAGAAGAAGGAAAAGTAGATGTATTAGTAAATAATGCAGGGATAACAAGAGATGCATTAATACAAAAAATGACAGAAGAAGATTGGGACATGGTAATAGATGTAAATTTAAAAGGAGTATTTAACATGACCCAACAATTTGGACCAGAAATGATGAAAGCAGGAAAAGGATCAATAATAAACATATCATCAGTAGTAGGGATATATGGAAACATAGGACAAACAAATTATGCAGCAACAAAAGGTGGAGTGATAGCAATGACAAAAACATGGGCGAAAGAATTTGCAAGAAAAGGAGCACAAGTAAGAGTAAATGCAATAGCACCAGGATTCATAAAAACACCAATGACAAAAGATTTACCAGAAAAAGTAATAGAATTAGTAAAAAGCAAAACAGTATTACAAAGAATGGGAGAAGCAAAAGAAATAGCAAACACAGCATTATTCCTCGCAAGTGATGAAAGTAGTTTCATAACAGGACAAGTAATAAGTGTAGATGGTGGATTAGTACTATAA
- a CDS encoding DUF6115 domain-containing protein, whose translation MVTFIIFIWLILLSIVSLINLSLLISLWRKFNNFSISIDSSIEDQSNTLLARFQKITSSRLRALDNKIEILDQLIKDADEAYMKSFSMLTDLEKKNDELKRIKTFERVKKEKSHFSSVDSGNIEVPEIKREEKKIVTNEYYNLQNTFKNEKSSEEKHGVQKSPEQILKEKIIDYYNKGMSVNEIAKMLDKGSGEVKLIIDLYYKNAH comes from the coding sequence ATGGTAACATTCATTATTTTTATATGGTTAATACTATTATCAATTGTATCTTTGATTAATTTATCTTTGTTAATATCATTATGGAGAAAATTTAATAATTTTTCTATATCTATTGATTCCTCAATTGAGGATCAATCAAATACTTTATTAGCAAGATTTCAAAAAATTACATCTTCAAGGTTAAGAGCATTAGATAATAAAATTGAAATTTTAGATCAATTAATAAAAGACGCAGATGAAGCTTATATGAAATCATTTTCTATGTTAACAGATTTGGAAAAAAAGAATGATGAATTAAAAAGAATTAAAACATTTGAAAGAGTAAAGAAAGAAAAATCTCATTTTTCCAGTGTTGATTCTGGAAATATCGAAGTTCCAGAAATAAAAAGAGAAGAGAAAAAGATAGTAACAAACGAATATTACAATCTTCAAAATACGTTTAAAAATGAAAAATCAAGTGAGGAAAAACATGGGGTTCAAAAAAGTCCAGAGCAAATTTTAAAAGAAAAAATAATTGATTATTACAATAAAGGAATGAGTGTAAATGAAATAGCTAAAATGCTTGATAAAGGGTCAGGCGAAGTGAAATTAATAATTGATTTATATTATAAAAATGCACATTGA
- a CDS encoding segregation and condensation protein A — protein sequence MFSDLTIELDIFSGPFEVLVDLIKEKKIPVRLLSVSKIADIFNSYIEKNFDNLDDIGEFLRIASYLTLLKSKELLPRSEEDKDFTRQRNTLYNIIEDYEKIKETMERIQKDFGKNNMKKAIKIKAARFDKNKIHEQLEFYMHDYLQIQRKLEILRESFTVEEAIEELKNKERFTLKELYIISNQERLKFIVYFLASLVLVRNGLHYVNENYEFIKNKEEVAVSAK from the coding sequence ATGTTTTCAGATTTAACTATTGAATTGGATATATTTTCTGGTCCTTTTGAAGTTTTGGTTGATTTAATAAAAGAAAAAAAAATACCCGTGAGATTATTATCTGTTTCAAAAATAGCAGATATTTTCAATAGTTATATTGAAAAAAATTTTGATAATCTTGATGATATTGGAGAATTCTTAAGAATTGCCTCATATCTAACTTTGTTAAAATCAAAAGAGTTGTTGCCACGTTCTGAAGAGGACAAGGATTTTACAAGACAGCGAAATACCTTATATAATATTATTGAAGATTATGAAAAAATTAAAGAAACAATGGAAAGAATTCAAAAGGATTTTGGAAAAAACAATATGAAAAAAGCTATAAAAATAAAAGCTGCAAGATTTGACAAAAACAAAATTCATGAACAATTAGAGTTTTACATGCACGATTATTTACAAATTCAACGAAAATTAGAAATTTTAAGAGAAAGTTTTACCGTAGAAGAAGCAATTGAAGAATTAAAAAATAAAGAAAGATTTACTTTAAAAGAATTATACATTATTTCAAATCAAGAAAGGCTTAAATTCATTGTTTATTTCCTTGCATCTTTAGTTCTTGTAAGAAATGGACTGCATTATGTAAATGAAAATTATGAATTTATAAAAAATAAGGAAGAGGTGGCAGTAAGTGCAAAATAA
- a CDS encoding lysine exporter LysO family protein, which produces MILLISSVALGIFLGYFINIPIPENLITILLMILVFSVGVDIGSEEKILLKIKSSLKVIFVQTFLVIIGSLVFGGFVSFFTQLDFKEALGAAAGMGWYSLSGVMISSMYSPFLGAVAFLSNVFREIMGILLIPLYAKFSEHGAIGIAGAPAMDTLLGVVSKSVKKEKILISFGQGVILSILIPVLITLIF; this is translated from the coding sequence ATGATATTATTAATTTCATCAGTAGCTTTAGGAATTTTTCTGGGGTATTTTATTAATATCCCCATTCCGGAAAATTTAATTACTATTTTACTTATGATTCTTGTATTTTCTGTTGGTGTTGATATTGGTTCTGAAGAAAAAATTTTATTAAAAATAAAAAGTAGTTTAAAAGTTATTTTTGTTCAAACATTTTTGGTAATAATAGGAAGTCTTGTTTTTGGAGGATTTGTTTCATTTTTTACACAATTGGATTTTAAAGAGGCCCTTGGAGCCGCAGCAGGAATGGGATGGTATTCTCTATCTGGTGTAATGATAAGTTCAATGTATTCACCTTTTCTTGGAGCGGTAGCTTTCTTATCAAATGTATTTAGAGAAATAATGGGAATACTTTTAATTCCATTATACGCAAAATTTTCTGAGCATGGTGCTATTGGAATAGCTGGTGCTCCAGCTATGGATACGTTACTTGGAGTTGTATCTAAAAGTGTAAAAAAAGAAAAAATACTCATAAGCTTTGGTCAAGGAGTTATCCTTTCAATTTTAATTCCAGTATTGATCACTCTTATTTTTTAA
- a CDS encoding DUF4897 domain-containing protein: MSEKPQKKGSTNFIIIALIFIAGISIINIFMAKNARVNFDIVGNDNYYYIKDNGNVVMLSKVVVQAQDEKSYNTLLASYKKPDSEKRKVYEDFIANLTKKTGRNFELISVQSTVTVSDGYKINVVERSEIKGFIQKIGNNQYEFSLSDQKINLENATLYIYKPENWEFTKVIPNPTEITEKYLLWKNTGEIQFPDVILERK; the protein is encoded by the coding sequence ATGTCAGAAAAACCACAAAAAAAAGGATCGACGAATTTTATCATAATAGCTTTAATATTCATAGCAGGTATTAGTATTATAAATATATTTATGGCTAAAAATGCTCGAGTGAATTTTGACATAGTAGGTAATGATAATTATTATTATATAAAAGATAATGGTAATGTAGTTATGCTTTCAAAAGTTGTTGTTCAAGCTCAGGATGAAAAATCATATAATACGTTATTAGCCAGTTATAAAAAGCCTGATTCTGAAAAAAGAAAAGTATATGAAGACTTTATTGCAAATTTAACTAAAAAAACAGGTAGAAATTTTGAATTAATAAGTGTTCAATCTACAGTAACAGTAAGTGATGGATATAAAATAAATGTAGTGGAAAGATCAGAAATAAAAGGATTTATTCAGAAAATTGGAAACAATCAATATGAATTTTCGTTAAGCGATCAGAAAATAAATTTAGAAAATGCTACATTATATATATATAAACCCGAAAATTGGGAATTTACTAAGGTAATACCTAATCCAACAGAGATTACAGAAAAATATTTATTGTGGAAGAATACTGGTGAAATTCAATTTCCAGATGTAATATTAGAAAGGAAGTAA
- the trpS gene encoding tryptophan--tRNA ligase, with product MRILSGMRATGKLHLGHVLVLEDWKKLQDEGNETFFFVADWHALTTHKEESHIIYQSTLDIVRGYLAAGINPEKSVIFVQSAIKEHAELYLLFNMLVSVSRLERIPTYKELKENLSNRDLSTAGFLTYPVLQTADILVYKATGVPVGEDQLYHIELSREIARRFNNLYKEVFPEPNPIVTRIPKLPGTDGRKMSKSYGNIIMIDETSESLKKKIMPMMTDPARMRRTDPGDPEKCPVWNYHKAFTHNQEELEWVVKGCKSAGIGCVQCKKVLLKNMEERLKPIWENYEKISDEDVLNVIHEGNKKASEVAKKTLSEVREAMNLRW from the coding sequence ATGAGAATATTGAGTGGAATGCGTGCAACTGGAAAATTACATTTAGGACATGTTTTAGTTCTAGAAGATTGGAAAAAACTCCAAGATGAAGGTAACGAAACATTCTTTTTCGTTGCTGATTGGCACGCTTTAACTACCCATAAAGAGGAAAGCCATATAATATATCAATCTACTCTTGATATAGTGCGAGGTTATTTAGCAGCAGGAATAAATCCAGAAAAATCTGTTATTTTTGTTCAATCTGCTATAAAAGAACATGCTGAACTATACTTATTATTTAATATGCTTGTTTCTGTAAGCAGATTAGAAAGGATTCCCACATATAAAGAATTAAAAGAAAATCTGTCAAATAGGGATTTATCGACAGCTGGTTTTTTAACTTATCCCGTATTACAAACTGCAGATATATTGGTATATAAAGCTACGGGAGTTCCAGTTGGGGAAGATCAATTATATCATATTGAATTAAGTAGAGAAATTGCAAGAAGATTTAATAATTTATACAAAGAAGTATTTCCTGAACCAAATCCTATTGTTACAAGAATACCAAAACTTCCAGGAACTGATGGAAGGAAAATGTCCAAGAGTTATGGGAATATTATAATGATAGACGAAACATCGGAAAGTTTAAAGAAAAAAATTATGCCTATGATGACAGATCCTGCAAGAATGAGAAGAACAGACCCTGGCGATCCAGAAAAATGTCCAGTATGGAATTATCATAAAGCTTTTACTCATAATCAGGAAGAATTAGAATGGGTTGTAAAAGGGTGTAAATCTGCAGGAATCGGTTGTGTGCAATGTAAAAAAGTATTATTAAAAAACATGGAAGAAAGGCTAAAACCTATCTGGGAAAATTATGAAAAAATTTCAGATGAAGATGTGTTAAATGTTATTCATGAAGGAAATAAAAAAGCCTCAGAAGTTGCAAAAAAAACGTTATCAGAAGTTAGGGAGGCTATGAATCTTAGGTGGTGA
- a CDS encoding alpha/beta fold hydrolase — MFFEELGIYYEVYGEGDPLILLNGIMMSTVSWSEHIRFLSKYFKVIVYDMRDQGRSEKLNGGYNISIHSEDLKKLIDYLGFKKVNLLGLSYGGQVAEIFASKYPEYIDKLILSNTTYKVDNFLTSIGEAWKVAAKSYNGEVFFDLALPFIYSKTFYNNNFEWLQNRRKIFKELLTKEWFDSFIRLASSNTTFDVSDDLEKIKCETLLIAADEDIITPISDMIYINNKIKNSELIIIKNAGHAAFLEKLNTYCNLIKGFLI; from the coding sequence GTGTTTTTTGAAGAATTGGGTATATATTATGAAGTTTATGGAGAAGGCGATCCATTAATATTATTAAATGGAATAATGATGAGTACTGTAAGCTGGTCAGAACATATAAGATTTTTAAGCAAATATTTTAAAGTAATAGTTTATGACATGAGAGATCAAGGAAGATCGGAAAAATTAAATGGAGGATATAATATATCAATTCATTCGGAAGATTTAAAAAAATTAATAGATTATTTAGGTTTTAAAAAAGTAAATTTACTTGGATTATCCTATGGGGGTCAGGTTGCGGAGATTTTTGCTTCTAAATATCCTGAATACATTGATAAATTAATATTATCAAATACTACTTATAAGGTGGATAATTTTTTGACTTCTATTGGAGAAGCTTGGAAAGTTGCTGCGAAAAGTTATAATGGTGAAGTATTTTTTGACCTTGCTTTACCTTTTATTTATTCAAAAACTTTTTACAATAATAATTTTGAATGGCTACAAAATAGAAGAAAAATATTTAAAGAATTGCTAACAAAAGAATGGTTTGATAGTTTTATTAGATTAGCATCATCAAATACTACTTTTGATGTTTCTGATGATTTAGAAAAAATTAAATGTGAAACATTATTAATAGCTGCAGATGAAGATATAATTACTCCAATTTCTGACATGATATATATTAATAACAAAATTAAAAATTCAGAACTTATAATAATAAAAAATGCTGGCCATGCAGCATTTTTAGAAAAATTAAATACATATTGTAATTTAATTAAAGGTTTTTTGATATAA
- a CDS encoding acetyl-CoA C-acetyltransferase — protein MEKVYIVGAKRTAIGSFGGTLKDKKAAELGAEAIKAALEQAGVAPEQVDHTVAGNVLMAGQGMGPARQAAIYAGIPVEKPAYTVHMVCGSGMKAIMLAANEIKLGNAEIVVAAGMESMSNAPMLLPAKARFGLKFGNIEMIDHMVYDGLTDVFNQYHMGITAENLVEKYGLTREEQDEFAAISQQRAEKAIKEGKFKDEIVPIEIKTRKETKIFDTDEYPRFGTTKETLAKLRPAFKKDGTVTAGNSSGINDGASAMILASESAVKKYGLKPLAEIIAYEQGGVDPSIMGIGPVAAITNLIEKKGIKLEQMELLELNEAFAAQSIAVIKELSEKYGVTKEWFMERTNVNGGAIALGHPIGASGNRITVTLLYEMKKRNLEYGLASLCIGGGMGTAIVIKNL, from the coding sequence ATGGAAAAAGTATATATAGTAGGAGCAAAAAGGACAGCAATAGGAAGTTTTGGAGGGACATTAAAAGATAAAAAAGCAGCAGAATTAGGAGCAGAAGCAATAAAAGCGGCATTAGAACAAGCAGGAGTAGCGCCAGAACAAGTAGATCACACAGTAGCAGGAAACGTATTAATGGCAGGACAAGGAATGGGACCAGCAAGACAAGCAGCGATATATGCAGGAATACCAGTAGAAAAACCAGCATACACAGTACATATGGTATGTGGAAGTGGAATGAAAGCAATAATGTTAGCAGCAAATGAAATAAAATTAGGAAATGCAGAAATAGTAGTAGCAGCAGGAATGGAAAGCATGTCAAACGCACCGATGTTACTACCAGCAAAAGCAAGATTTGGACTAAAATTTGGAAATATAGAAATGATAGATCACATGGTATATGATGGATTAACAGACGTATTCAATCAATATCACATGGGAATAACAGCAGAAAACTTAGTAGAAAAATATGGATTAACAAGAGAAGAACAAGATGAATTTGCAGCAATCAGTCAGCAAAGAGCAGAAAAAGCGATAAAAGAAGGGAAATTCAAAGACGAAATAGTACCAATAGAAATAAAAACAAGAAAAGAAACAAAAATATTTGACACAGACGAATATCCCAGATTTGGAACAACAAAAGAAACATTAGCGAAACTCAGACCAGCATTCAAAAAAGATGGGACAGTAACAGCAGGGAACTCATCAGGGATAAACGATGGAGCAAGTGCGATGATACTTGCATCAGAAAGTGCAGTAAAAAAATATGGACTAAAACCATTAGCAGAAATAATAGCATATGAACAAGGAGGAGTAGATCCAAGTATAATGGGAATAGGACCAGTAGCAGCGATAACAAACTTAATAGAAAAAAAAGGAATAAAATTAGAACAAATGGAACTATTAGAATTAAACGAAGCATTTGCAGCACAATCAATAGCAGTAATAAAAGAACTCAGTGAAAAATATGGAGTAACAAAAGAATGGTTTATGGAAAGGACAAATGTAAATGGAGGAGCAATAGCATTAGGACATCCAATAGGAGCATCAGGAAACAGAATAACAGTAACGTTATTATATGAAATGAAAAAGAGAAATTTAGAATATGGATTAGCATCATTATGTATTGGTGGAGGTATGGGTACTGCTATTGTTATTAAAAATTTGTGA
- a CDS encoding 3-oxoacyl-ACP synthase — translation MNVGIMGIGTYIPETYITAEEISEKSKIPIEVIKEKFGVLKKPIPGPNDTTSYMGIKAAEKAIENADINPEEIDLIIWNGGQHKDYPCWLAGLKVANEIGAVNAWSFDMEAMCGSMMSGMEVARSMMIANEDLNTVLLVSGYRNGDLINYNVKETSFMFDIGAGGAAMVLRKNYNKNVILGTAFKGDGSFSEDCVVEVGGTKKWPMEEKDVNRLHFVVRDVESFKEKLKEKTMPNFYYVIDKSLEKSKLSRKNIDYLAILHFKRSAHYAVLEELGLREEQSIYLENYGHIGQNDQILSIELGLKSGKIKDGNNIVMVGAGLGFVWASAVVKWGEFKG, via the coding sequence ATGAATGTTGGAATAATGGGAATTGGAACATATATACCAGAAACTTATATTACAGCAGAAGAAATATCGGAAAAAAGTAAAATACCAATTGAGGTTATTAAAGAAAAGTTTGGTGTTTTAAAGAAACCTATTCCAGGACCTAATGATACAACAAGTTATATGGGTATAAAAGCAGCAGAAAAGGCAATAGAAAATGCTGATATAAATCCTGAAGAAATTGATTTAATAATATGGAATGGTGGACAACATAAGGATTATCCATGTTGGTTAGCTGGTTTAAAAGTAGCAAATGAAATAGGTGCAGTAAATGCTTGGTCATTTGATATGGAAGCAATGTGTGGTTCTATGATGAGCGGTATGGAAGTTGCTCGCTCAATGATGATTGCTAATGAAGATTTGAATACTGTATTATTGGTAAGTGGTTATAGAAACGGGGATTTAATTAATTATAATGTAAAAGAAACCTCTTTTATGTTTGATATTGGCGCAGGTGGGGCTGCTATGGTTTTAAGAAAAAATTATAATAAAAATGTGATTCTAGGTACAGCTTTTAAAGGTGATGGTTCTTTTTCAGAAGATTGTGTAGTAGAAGTTGGTGGAACAAAAAAATGGCCAATGGAAGAAAAAGATGTAAATAGATTGCATTTTGTTGTTAGAGATGTTGAAAGTTTTAAAGAAAAACTAAAAGAAAAAACAATGCCAAATTTTTATTATGTAATTGATAAATCTTTAGAAAAATCCAAACTATCTCGAAAGAATATTGATTATTTAGCAATATTGCACTTTAAACGTTCTGCACATTATGCTGTTTTAGAAGAATTAGGATTAAGAGAAGAACAATCTATTTATTTGGAAAATTATGGTCATATTGGACAAAATGATCAAATATTATCAATTGAATTAGGTTTGAAATCTGGAAAAATTAAAGATGGTAACAATATAGTAATGGTAGGTGCTGGTTTAGGTTTTGTTTGGGCATCTGCAGTTGTAAAATGGGGAGAATTTAAGGGGTGA
- the scpB gene encoding SMC-Scp complex subunit ScpB, producing the protein MQNKHLMPIIEAMLFSKPTGFSSKEIAEKLNETEEKVNTILIDIWEHYNSEIHGIELENFEGKYRFTIKNEIKSILNPKPRTFSLTESQFEILAILLLNGPSSTTEIEKSRGKSSYHQIKKLMEMGLVIKKKKENTKNRYLYDLSEMFFELLPEKTINELRGAKIDKASNVSPKDR; encoded by the coding sequence GTGCAAAATAAGCATCTTATGCCTATTATCGAAGCAATGTTATTTTCAAAACCAACAGGATTTAGTTCTAAAGAAATCGCTGAAAAATTAAATGAAACAGAAGAAAAAGTTAATACAATATTAATAGATATATGGGAACATTATAATTCTGAAATACATGGTATAGAACTAGAAAATTTTGAAGGAAAATATAGATTTACAATAAAAAATGAAATTAAATCTATTTTAAATCCCAAACCAAGAACTTTTTCTCTTACAGAATCTCAATTTGAAATATTAGCTATATTATTGTTAAACGGTCCTTCTTCTACAACAGAAATAGAGAAATCACGAGGAAAATCTTCCTATCATCAAATAAAAAAATTAATGGAAATGGGATTGGTTATAAAAAAGAAAAAAGAAAATACTAAAAATCGTTATTTATATGATTTATCTGAAATGTTTTTTGAATTATTACCAGAAAAAACTATAAATGAATTAAGAGGTGCTAAAATTGATAAAGCTTCAAACGTTTCTCCAAAAGATAGGTGA
- a CDS encoding pseudouridine synthase: protein MIKLQTFLQKIGEGSRREIGNLIVSGKVKVNGEVIREPWFKVVEEDIIEIYDKKIHVKDKIQETENYVYYLIHKPVGYLSALKDDRGRKTITDLIKGKINEHVFHVGRLDYNTSGLMLLTNDGDLANMLLHPKRKIYKTYKALINKHIKEKDLKKLEDGLVIEGGYKTQPAKIEKVQKKGKYSEVTLSIHEGKKRQVRLMFKALGFNVLKLKRIKFGPWSIDEVRNPGDIKKLDTKEIEIFKKYLKGS from the coding sequence TTGATAAAGCTTCAAACGTTTCTCCAAAAGATAGGTGAAGGGTCTAGAAGAGAAATTGGAAATTTAATTGTATCAGGAAAAGTTAAAGTTAATGGTGAAGTTATTAGAGAACCGTGGTTTAAGGTTGTTGAAGAAGATATTATAGAAATATATGATAAAAAAATCCATGTGAAAGATAAAATTCAAGAAACAGAAAATTATGTATATTATTTAATTCATAAACCTGTGGGGTATTTATCTGCATTAAAAGATGATAGGGGAAGAAAAACTATTACAGACTTAATAAAAGGGAAAATAAATGAGCACGTTTTTCATGTTGGAAGATTGGATTATAATACTTCTGGTTTAATGTTGCTTACAAATGATGGTGATTTAGCTAATATGCTTCTTCATCCAAAAAGAAAAATATATAAAACATATAAAGCTTTGATTAATAAGCATATAAAAGAAAAGGATTTAAAAAAATTAGAAGATGGGTTAGTTATTGAAGGTGGATATAAAACTCAACCTGCAAAAATAGAAAAAGTGCAAAAAAAAGGTAAATATTCCGAGGTTACTCTCAGCATTCATGAAGGGAAAAAACGCCAGGTTAGACTTATGTTTAAAGCTCTTGGATTTAATGTTTTAAAGCTTAAAAGAATTAAATTTGGCCCCTGGTCTATAGATGAAGTAAGAAATCCTGGAGATATTAAAAAGCTTGATACAAAGGAAATTGAAATATTTAAAAAATACTTAAAAGGAAGCTAA
- a CDS encoding acetyl-CoA hydrolase/transferase family protein, with product MWKAMYENRLKNIEEVILSLPKRATIITGLASAEAQGLLENLHKYKKHFERLKVVTCLNMKEYDFFMNEEYEDVYDNHSWFLSPPTRKAQKMGLNTVDFIPNNLHMAGTDKLMAEKEEGNIVIFWGTVTPMHEKTGYFNLGISNVYELDVLENADMVILEVNDKFIWTHGETQVHISQANYIVENSWDIPELPIVEPTETEKIIAQYISELVDDGSTLQIGIGGIPNAVAKLLNHKKDLGIHTEMFTESMIDLFESGAITNMKKTLWKGKFVCTFALGTKRMYEWLNNNPGVWIMRGRYVNDPYIIAKNDNMVSINTAITIDLSGQVCSESLGTRQYSGTGGQLDTHRGAVMSKNGKGIIALRSTAKKGTISTIVPMLPQGSYVTVPRQDLDYVVTEYGVAHLRGKSFRERVKAMINISHPDFRDELKKEAKKLGYL from the coding sequence ATGTGGAAAGCTATGTATGAAAATAGGTTAAAAAATATAGAAGAAGTTATTCTTTCTTTGCCTAAAAGAGCAACTATTATAACTGGTTTAGCTTCTGCAGAGGCACAAGGATTATTAGAAAATTTGCACAAGTATAAAAAACATTTTGAAAGACTAAAAGTAGTTACTTGTTTGAATATGAAGGAATATGATTTTTTTATGAATGAAGAATATGAAGATGTATATGACAATCATTCCTGGTTTTTAAGTCCTCCTACAAGAAAAGCGCAAAAAATGGGATTAAATACAGTTGATTTTATACCGAATAATTTGCATATGGCAGGAACTGACAAATTAATGGCTGAAAAAGAAGAGGGTAATATAGTTATATTTTGGGGAACAGTTACACCAATGCATGAAAAAACTGGTTATTTTAATTTAGGTATATCCAATGTATATGAACTTGATGTTTTGGAAAATGCTGATATGGTAATTTTAGAAGTAAATGATAAATTTATCTGGACACATGGTGAAACTCAAGTACATATATCACAAGCAAATTACATTGTGGAAAATTCATGGGATATACCAGAATTACCTATTGTTGAACCAACTGAAACAGAAAAAATAATTGCACAATATATATCAGAATTAGTAGATGATGGTTCAACATTACAAATAGGAATAGGAGGTATTCCTAATGCTGTTGCAAAGCTATTAAATCATAAAAAGGATTTAGGAATTCACACTGAAATGTTTACAGAATCGATGATAGATCTTTTTGAATCTGGAGCAATAACTAATATGAAAAAAACACTTTGGAAAGGTAAATTTGTTTGTACATTTGCTTTAGGGACAAAAAGAATGTATGAATGGTTAAATAACAATCCAGGAGTATGGATTATGAGAGGACGGTATGTCAATGATCCATATATTATAGCTAAAAATGATAATATGGTAAGTATTAATACAGCTATTACTATAGATTTAAGCGGTCAAGTATGTTCGGAGTCACTTGGTACTAGACAATATTCTGGTACAGGAGGTCAATTGGATACTCATAGAGGTGCTGTGATGAGTAAGAATGGAAAAGGTATTATAGCATTAAGATCTACAGCTAAAAAAGGTACTATTTCAACTATTGTACCTATGTTACCTCAAGGTTCTTATGTAACTGTTCCAAGGCAAGATTTGGATTATGTGGTAACTGAATATGGAGTTGCACATTTAAGGGGTAAAAGTTTTAGAGAAAGGGTAAAAGCAATGATAAATATTTCTCATCCGGATTTTAGAGATGAATTAAAAAAAGAAGCTAAAAAATTAGGATATTTATAA
- a CDS encoding LysO family transporter — MLYLILIAFLIGFLLGMKGKLKFLKKWNVITISTVLLLFFMGFELGSDKNLIKQLSEIGYLSFLIALFAIIGSALLPTIYEKIFLNKGDKK; from the coding sequence ATGCTTTACTTGATATTAATTGCATTTTTAATTGGTTTTCTCTTAGGTATGAAGGGTAAATTAAAATTTTTAAAAAAATGGAATGTTATAACTATATCAACTGTTTTATTACTGTTTTTTATGGGTTTTGAATTGGGATCTGATAAAAATTTAATAAAACAATTATCTGAAATAGGTTATTTATCTTTTTTAATAGCTTTATTTGCTATAATTGGTAGCGCCTTATTACCTACAATATATGAAAAAATATTTTTGAATAAAGGTGATAAAAAATGA